A segment of the bacterium genome:
GCGATCTCCACCGCGGTATCGGGCGGCATTTCAGCCAGTGCCCCGATCTCCGCGCTCGTCCAGTAGTAGGTGTCGGGGCCGCCCCCGCCCTGGGGGGAGGGGTTGGCCGAACCAAAGGCGAGGCCGGAGGCGAGAGTGTCCCGGACCACGACATTCTTGATCGAGCCGAGCCCGCTCGACTCCACCCGCACCGTGAAGGTCACCCAGTCCCCGAGAGACGCCGGCTGGACGACCGGGTTCTTGATCACGTTGATGTCCCCCGGATAGACCGTAACGAACATGGAGTCGGCGTCGCTCTGCTGATTCGGGTAGGGGAAATCGAACCGGACCACCGCGTCGTCCTGCCCGCTTATGCCGTCGCAATCGACCTCCAGGTTGAACTGGAGGCTTATCGTCTGTCCCGGCCGAAGCAGTATTTCGGTCCCGACCCCGAAAAGGGCGTCCAGATCCCAGGTCAGGCCGTCGCTGACGATGGCGGGGTTGGCCCAGGGGCCGAAGAGCGTCCCCTGGGGGGTGGCGAGGACTGCGGAATCATTCTGGAAGACGAAGCCGTCCGGCGGCACCGTGTTCTCGATCACGATGTTTTCCGCGGTCTCGGTCGCCCAGGACGGGTTCTCGACGGCGATGTAGTAGGTGTGCGCCTCGCACTGGTTGGATTCTTCCGCGCCGGTGAGCGAGACGACCAGGGGAAACCCGATTTTGGGGAGAAGCAGGAAAGAGGCGAGAGCCAGAATGCCGCTTAATGTATTCCTCATCGGTTTCCCTCTTAGACTGTTCCGTACAAGGTGCGGCGCATCCGCGCCGCACCTTACACGGAACAATCTATAGGCCGCCTTGTGCCACATCAGAAGATGGTGGATAATGCGAAAGATCCCAGATTCCCGTATCTACCCCAAAGTGGATATTTTGTCAAAATAATTTTATCACACAATGTAATGCCTCAGTTGCGCGGCGGGCGCGCGGCCCGGAGCGGGCTGGCGGAGGCATGGCTGCCAAACGTAGCTTATTCGCTCTGGACAATGGATCGGCTTGACCGGCATCAGGAGGTATCCGAGCGGAACAGAAGGCGATAGACATCCGCCGCCGGGTTGAGAGCCAGAGCGTCCAGCGCGGCAGTAAGAGCTTGCACGGGGTCTTTGCTTCTTTTTTTTAGAGTCAACAAGACACTCATAAGCGTTTCGCGCGTCTGCGCGCCGGCATCGGACTGAGAACCGAAGCTGACCTTGCGGGCGATGACCAGAGGTCTCAATTCTCGTTCCGCCCGGTTGTTTTCAGCCGGGATCCTCGGATCCTTGG
Coding sequences within it:
- a CDS encoding transposase, yielding HPLSKRQFKQQAAQIRKSIEKTIDAPASHPGIQRIQNIFREKSRRLYRWTKDPRIPAENNRAERELRPLVIARKVSFGSQSDAGAQTRETLMSVLLTLKKRSKDPVQALTAALDALALNPAADVYRLLFRSDTS